The following coding sequences lie in one Bacilli bacterium PM5-9 genomic window:
- a CDS encoding DNA-binding response OmpR family regulator (product_source=COG0745; cath_funfam=3.40.50.2300; cog=COG0745; pfam=PF00072; smart=SM00448; superfamily=52172), which produces MKKILVVEDDKAINNIICETLKDASYLVDSASDGLEAMLLFMENKYDLVISDIMMPHMDGYELIEKIRQENKYVNIIILSALDEEYDEIKGFDLNIDDYIAKPFSSRLLVKRVEALFRKQDNNKIKNELLDIIKG; this is translated from the coding sequence ATGAAAAAAATTCTTGTTGTTGAAGATGATAAAGCAATTAATAATATTATATGTGAAACCTTAAAAGATGCTTCGTATTTAGTTGATAGTGCATCTGATGGTTTGGAAGCCATGCTTCTTTTTATGGAAAATAAGTATGATTTAGTTATTAGTGATATAATGATGCCTCATATGGATGGTTATGAGTTAATTGAAAAAATTAGACAAGAGAATAAATATGTTAATATTATAATTCTATCTGCTTTAGACGAAGAGTACGATGAGATAAAAGGTTTTGATTTGAATATTGATGATTATATAGCTAAACCTTTTTCATCAAGATTACTAGTTAAAAGAGTTGAAGCATTATTTAGAAAACAAGATAATAATAAAATAAAAAATGAATTATTGGATATAATTAAGGGGTAG
- a CDS encoding diacylglycerol kinase (ATP) (product_source=KO:K07029; cath_funfam=3.40.50.10330; cog=COG1597; ko=KO:K07029; pfam=PF00781; superfamily=111331; tigrfam=TIGR00147), with protein MLNALIVVNSKNKKTHFYNHLADVCQALSRKNYSIKISFTKKPNDISNILADVEQIDLIVVAGGDGTMNEVVNALSKTEHKVKIMYFPTGTVNDFGTSLKIPHNFKKQLQLLNKHTTMMVDSGKVNEYYFNYICAFGAFTRASYTTPHWEKNKYGKLAYYRHLIDEIPALSKSYELDIDVDGEKINGNFSYALIINSTSVAGFRHFLKNDSMNDGYFNLLLVTKANAKVFKKAIKYLIKGMSDNIDDDHYILRKFKKLTINTDDKISWTIDGEKGPVGSIEVEVIKHNLEIICP; from the coding sequence GTGTTAAATGCATTAATAGTTGTGAATAGTAAAAATAAAAAGACGCATTTTTATAATCATTTAGCTGATGTATGTCAAGCATTGAGTCGTAAAAACTATTCAATTAAAATTTCATTTACTAAAAAGCCTAATGATATTTCAAACATTTTAGCGGATGTTGAACAAATTGATTTAATAGTAGTTGCAGGTGGCGATGGAACAATGAATGAAGTTGTTAATGCTTTATCAAAAACAGAGCATAAAGTAAAAATAATGTATTTTCCAACTGGAACAGTTAATGATTTTGGAACAAGTTTAAAAATACCACATAACTTTAAAAAACAGTTACAACTTTTAAATAAACATACAACAATGATGGTTGATAGTGGAAAGGTAAATGAATATTATTTTAATTATATTTGTGCTTTTGGCGCTTTTACTCGTGCTAGTTATACGACTCCTCATTGGGAAAAAAATAAATATGGTAAGTTAGCATATTATAGACATTTAATTGATGAAATTCCAGCATTAAGCAAGTCATATGAATTAGATATTGATGTTGATGGTGAAAAAATAAATGGTAACTTTAGTTATGCATTAATAATAAACTCAACAAGTGTTGCTGGATTTAGACATTTTCTAAAAAATGATAGTATGAATGATGGTTACTTTAATTTATTGTTAGTTACTAAAGCAAATGCTAAGGTGTTTAAAAAGGCTATTAAATACTTGATTAAGGGTATGAGTGATAATATAGATGATGATCATTATATTTTAAGAAAATTTAAAAAGCTTACAATAAATACTGATGATAAAATTTCATGGACGATTGATGGCGAAAAAGGTCCAGTTGGTAGTATTGAGGTAGAGGTAATTAAGCATAATCTTGAAATAATTTGTCCATAA
- a CDS encoding hypothetical protein (product_source=Hypo-rule applied; cleavage_site_network=SignalP-noTM; superfamily=50985; transmembrane_helix_parts=Inside_1_6,TMhelix_7_26,Outside_27_381) — MKKLKGISFIFVLIVLFASSINATQTDCDRYTVCPIYDKNTKTLKVYGKNDVGQLGVDRSKDYYYKEEAILVNDLLPNKEKIIAYKNLKDNVIIITDDNKVYVSGNNNFGQVGRSSVKNIDEFQLVSYLSKYKIINVNADLDNKYNAKKITYIIRNKSEDNIEYIDINSNQKFVYVYTNMVIKDKKTYDYEYTYNVNNNYLFKKNNTITSNVNPAYKGFKNKVKKTNYKEIHDKLSKKLTYKRINKSFANTKNSKSSWDWTTWSVTTYYYKAKYNKDNKLTYRVIKKKNSNNKLTYNAYYKIVDNKIVKKLTKNKYYNNSNIFGNKNIKSKIVYTWNSAGQLKSNKNGKAYKVVTKYNKNGKKVSKVKYKYNAKGKAKKVK; from the coding sequence ATGAAGAAATTAAAAGGAATATCTTTTATTTTTGTATTGATAGTATTGTTTGCATCAAGTATTAATGCAACTCAAACTGATTGTGATAGATATACAGTTTGTCCTATCTATGATAAGAATACAAAAACATTAAAAGTATATGGAAAAAATGATGTAGGGCAGTTGGGTGTAGATAGAAGCAAGGACTATTATTATAAAGAAGAAGCAATATTAGTTAATGATTTATTACCAAATAAAGAAAAAATAATTGCCTATAAAAACTTAAAAGATAATGTGATTATTATAACTGACGATAATAAAGTCTATGTATCTGGAAATAATAATTTTGGACAAGTTGGTAGATCTAGTGTTAAAAATATTGATGAATTTCAACTAGTTAGTTACTTATCTAAATATAAAATTATCAATGTTAATGCAGATTTGGATAATAAATATAATGCTAAAAAAATAACATATATAATAAGAAATAAAAGTGAAGATAATATTGAATATATTGATATAAATAGCAATCAAAAATTTGTATATGTATATACTAATATGGTTATTAAAGATAAAAAAACATATGATTATGAGTATACTTACAATGTAAATAATAATTATTTATTTAAAAAGAATAATACAATTACTTCAAATGTTAATCCTGCATATAAAGGATTTAAAAATAAGGTTAAAAAAACAAATTACAAAGAGATACATGATAAACTTAGTAAAAAATTAACATATAAAAGAATTAACAAATCTTTTGCTAATACAAAAAACTCAAAAAGCAGTTGGGATTGGACTACATGGAGTGTTACAACTTATTATTACAAAGCTAAGTATAATAAAGATAATAAACTAACTTATAGAGTTATTAAAAAGAAAAATTCAAATAATAAGTTAACATATAATGCTTACTATAAAATAGTTGATAATAAAATAGTAAAAAAACTTACTAAAAATAAATATTATAATAATTCTAATATTTTTGGTAATAAAAATATTAAAAGTAAAATAGTATATACTTGGAATAGTGCTGGACAACTAAAATCAAATAAGAATGGTAAAGCATATAAGGTAGTAACAAAGTATAATAAAAATGGTAAAAAGGTTTCAAAAGTAAAATATAAATATAATGCAAAAGGAAAAGCGAAGAAAGTTAAATAA